From Domibacillus sp. DTU_2020_1001157_1_SI_ALB_TIR_016, a single genomic window includes:
- the pgsA gene encoding CDP-diacylglycerol--glycerol-3-phosphate 3-phosphatidyltransferase → MNLPNKITISRILMIPFFILIMSVDFGWGTIRVLGTNMPVEHFVGAILFIIASTTDWIDGYIARKYNLVTNFGKFLDPLADKLLVSAALILLVELQLAPAWIVIAIICREFAVTGLRLILAETGEVVAANTLGKIKTWTQIVAIAVLLLHNAPFESIGFPFGDIMLWVALFFTLWSGWDYFKLNKDVFKDSK, encoded by the coding sequence TTGAATTTACCTAATAAAATTACCATTTCACGTATTTTAATGATTCCATTCTTTATCTTAATTATGTCGGTTGATTTTGGATGGGGAACAATACGGGTTTTGGGAACGAATATGCCGGTCGAGCATTTTGTCGGAGCAATTCTTTTTATCATTGCTTCAACGACAGATTGGATTGACGGCTACATTGCAAGAAAGTACAACCTGGTAACGAATTTCGGCAAGTTTCTGGATCCATTGGCAGACAAACTGCTTGTATCAGCAGCGCTTATTTTGCTTGTGGAACTGCAGCTCGCACCTGCGTGGATTGTCATCGCTATTATTTGCCGTGAGTTTGCGGTAACAGGGCTTCGCCTCATTCTGGCGGAAACCGGCGAAGTGGTGGCAGCGAATACGCTTGGGAAGATTAAAACGTGGACGCAGATTGTGGCCATTGCCGTTTTGCTGCTGCATAATGCGCCATTTGAAAGTATAGGCTTTCCATTTGGCGATATTATGCTGTGGGTGGCCCTGTTCTTCACGCTTTGGTCCGGCTGGGATTACTTTAAGTTAAACAAAGATGTTTTTAAAGACTCGAAATGA
- a CDS encoding competence/damage-inducible protein A, with protein MNAEIIAVGSELLLGQITNTNARFLSQHLAEIGVNVYYHTVVGDNEQRLVDAVQLAQKRADLIVFSGGLGPTKDDLTKETIARLIGKTLEYNEEALESIEAYFQKTGRIMTENNKKQALVIEGSIVLPNDNGMAPGMFAKTGDTYYMLLPGPPREMQPMFTNYGRAEILKTMEKVERIESRVLRFFGIGESALETEIDDILVKQTNPTIAPLAGDGEVILRITAKHESLAEAERLIQQAEDDILKRVGAFFYGYGETTIAAELAAKLKEKQVTVAAAESLTGGLFSGELTAIPGTSAVVKGGIVCYTNEVKNKVLGVKSETLAAHGAVSAECAKELAENVRELCGADIGISFTGAAGPDPLEGHEPGTVFLAIAFAGRQTIVHPLKMAGSRAGIRKRTVKYGCHYLLALLDEAEQG; from the coding sequence ATGAATGCAGAAATTATCGCAGTAGGATCTGAATTATTGCTTGGCCAGATTACCAATACCAATGCCCGCTTCCTGTCTCAGCATCTGGCGGAAATCGGCGTAAACGTTTATTATCATACGGTCGTCGGCGATAATGAGCAGCGTTTAGTGGACGCCGTTCAGCTTGCACAAAAACGGGCGGATTTAATCGTGTTTTCAGGCGGCCTCGGTCCGACAAAAGACGACTTAACAAAAGAAACCATTGCCCGTTTAATTGGTAAGACGCTCGAATACAACGAAGAAGCGCTTGAAAGTATCGAGGCGTACTTTCAAAAAACCGGCCGTATCATGACGGAAAACAATAAAAAACAAGCGCTCGTGATTGAAGGCAGCATTGTGCTTCCAAACGATAACGGCATGGCTCCGGGAATGTTTGCAAAAACAGGCGACACATATTATATGCTTCTTCCGGGTCCGCCGCGTGAAATGCAGCCGATGTTTACGAACTACGGCCGCGCTGAAATTTTAAAGACAATGGAAAAAGTAGAGCGCATTGAGTCGCGCGTACTGCGGTTTTTCGGCATTGGCGAATCAGCCCTTGAAACGGAAATTGATGATATTTTAGTAAAGCAGACCAATCCGACGATTGCTCCGCTCGCAGGAGACGGAGAAGTTATTTTGCGAATTACGGCCAAGCATGAATCGTTAGCAGAAGCAGAACGTTTGATTCAACAGGCAGAAGACGACATTTTAAAGCGAGTCGGTGCTTTTTTCTATGGCTATGGAGAAACGACGATCGCGGCTGAACTGGCGGCGAAATTAAAAGAAAAGCAAGTGACGGTTGCTGCTGCAGAAAGCTTAACCGGCGGCTTGTTTTCGGGTGAACTTACAGCAATCCCTGGTACAAGCGCTGTTGTAAAAGGCGGCATCGTTTGTTACACAAACGAAGTGAAAAATAAGGTGCTGGGGGTAAAAAGTGAAACGTTAGCGGCTCATGGGGCAGTCAGCGCAGAATGTGCAAAAGAATTGGCTGAAAACGTTCGTGAGCTGTGCGGCGCTGACATCGGCATTTCTTTCACAGGAGCAGCGGGGCCGGACCCATTAGAAGGGCACGAGCCGGGCACGGTCTTCCTGGCGATTGCGTTTGCAGGGCGGCAGACCATTGTTCATCCGCTGAAAATGGCTGGAAGCCGGGCCGGCATCCGCAAGCGTACAGTCAAATATGGCTGCCACTATTTGCTTGCTTTGCTTGATGAAGCCGAGCAGGGCTGA
- the recA gene encoding recombinase RecA, whose product MNDRQAALDMALKQIEKQFGKGSVMKLGEQAERRVSTTPSGSLALDSALGVGGYPRGRVVEIYGPESSGKTTVALHAIAEVQAKGGQAAFIDAEHALDPVYAQKLGVNIDELLLSQPDTGEQALEIAEALVRSGAIDIIVVDSVAALVPKAEIEGEMGASHVGLQARLMSQALRKLSGAINKSNTIAIFINQIREKVGIMFGNPETTPGGRALKFYSSIRLEVRRAEALKQGNDIVGNKTKIKVVKNKVAPPFRVAEVDIMYGEGISREGEIIDLGSEEDIVEKSGAWYSYNGERLGQGRENAKQFLKENPDVRHEIMMKIRERYGLDNVQDLPPAEEDNGADTLFNEE is encoded by the coding sequence GTGAACGATCGTCAGGCTGCCTTAGATATGGCACTTAAACAAATTGAAAAACAATTCGGTAAAGGCTCGGTTATGAAGCTTGGTGAGCAGGCAGAGCGCCGTGTGTCCACTACACCGAGTGGATCGCTTGCACTTGACTCCGCCCTTGGAGTAGGCGGCTATCCTCGCGGGCGTGTTGTCGAAATCTATGGACCGGAAAGCTCTGGTAAAACAACGGTTGCTCTTCACGCGATTGCAGAAGTACAGGCAAAAGGCGGACAAGCTGCTTTTATCGATGCTGAGCATGCGCTTGATCCGGTTTATGCACAGAAACTTGGCGTAAACATCGATGAGCTTCTTCTATCACAGCCGGATACAGGTGAGCAGGCACTTGAAATTGCAGAAGCTCTTGTACGCAGCGGCGCGATTGATATTATCGTAGTTGACTCGGTAGCTGCACTTGTACCAAAAGCGGAAATTGAAGGCGAAATGGGTGCGTCGCACGTCGGCTTGCAGGCACGTTTGATGTCGCAGGCGCTTCGTAAATTATCAGGTGCGATCAATAAATCAAACACGATCGCGATCTTTATCAATCAGATCCGTGAAAAAGTAGGGATTATGTTCGGAAACCCGGAAACAACTCCAGGTGGACGTGCGCTTAAATTCTACAGCTCTATTCGTCTTGAAGTAAGACGTGCAGAAGCGTTGAAACAAGGGAATGACATTGTCGGAAACAAAACAAAAATCAAAGTCGTGAAAAACAAAGTGGCACCGCCGTTCCGCGTAGCCGAAGTAGATATTATGTACGGAGAAGGCATCTCGCGTGAAGGGGAAATCATCGACCTTGGTTCTGAAGAAGATATTGTGGAAAAAAGCGGCGCCTGGTATTCATACAATGGTGAACGTCTTGGACAGGGCCGTGAAAATGCGAAACAGTTCTTGAAAGAAAATCCAGATGTACGTCACGAGATTATGATGAAAATCCGTGAGCGTTATGGATTGGACAATGTTCAGGATCTTCCGCCGGCGGAAGAAGACAACGGAGCGGATACGTTGTTTAACGAAGAATAA